In Sceloporus undulatus isolate JIND9_A2432 ecotype Alabama chromosome 7, SceUnd_v1.1, whole genome shotgun sequence, one DNA window encodes the following:
- the MOB3A gene encoding MOB kinase activator 3A, which yields MSNPLKQVFNKDRTFRPKRKFEPGTQRFELHKKAQASLNAGLDLKLAVQLPRDEELNDWVAVHVVDFFNRINLIYGTVSDCCTEQSCPVMSGGPKYEYRWQDEKHRKPTALSAPKYMDLLMDWIEVQINNEDLFPTNVGTPFPKNFLQMVKKILSRLFRVFVHVYIHHFDRIAQMGSEAHVNTCYKHFYYFVKEFNLIETKELEPLKEMTSRMCH from the exons ATGTCTAACCCATTAAAGCAGGTTTTCAACAAGGACCGAACGTTCCGCCCGAAGCGGAAATTTGAACCCGGGACGCAACGCTTCGAGCTCCACAAAAAGGCCCAGGCATCACTCAACGCTGGGTTGGATTTGAAGCTGGCGGTGCAGCTGCCGCGCGATGAGGAGCTGAATGACTGGGTGGCGGTTCATGTGGTGGACTTTTTCAACCGGATCAACCTCATCTACGGGACGGTCAGCGACTGTTGCACGGAGCAGTCCTGTCCAGTCATGTCTGGTGGTCCGAAGTATGAATACCGGTGGCAGGATGAGAAACACCGTAAGCCAACCGCCCTTTCCGCTCCCAAATATATGGATCTCCTCATGGACTGGATTGAGGTACAGATCAACAACGAAGACCTCTTTCCTACAAATGTCG GTACTCCCTTTCCCAAGAACTTCCTCCAGATGGTGAAGAAGATCCTCTCCCGCCTGTTCCGCGTCTTCGTCCATGTCTACATCCACCACTTCGACCGCATCGCCCAAATGGGCTCAGAGGCTCATGTGAACACTTGCTACAAGCATTTCTACTATTTTGTCAAAGAGTTCAACCTCATAGAGACCAAGGAATTGGAGCCACTG AAGGAAATGACCTCCCGGATGTGCCACTGA